One window from the genome of Pungitius pungitius chromosome 14, fPunPun2.1, whole genome shotgun sequence encodes:
- the LOC119227462 gene encoding F-box only protein 33 isoform X2 has product MALCGGVGAMDLPSELIVHIFSFLSDRDKLRASAVCSRWRECLFYPALWTELKLRIGGGSNGGGSSSEETPKLEFLMRKFGSFVRELQLELAPVEGSLGPLNSGQSSNRMDQPDSDPQLSERWRDAMATYLDQVLCVFSSLRNNRNLRKLSLYGDTCVLQQEGLLDSSNLHQIHQGDKKINEIQQLFMELLSNVRQLRWLSCSFMLGLVTPSSLACLSNPSVETLQHLSLLDHQLGPLISPLELDRISNLHSLALDFADLTSELCRLLASPRRPPLHRLSLLLNGAALEFKPLEETATEDDWKALIRVSANLRVYIMALEVDSSELLRILKPSLPLERLHLDSYSTLVTDATLELISRQYNKTLTHFLLLRDDPDFPDLSINRNEDPLVLLSWRCTQLAVLVIHGYTVWSHNLVAISRLRGSSLRVLTVSEESIDFDPDQSVCMEGDPVHNLVKEVSLGLGRVWHPCLDSSLVLSEPTQHFHRELQAFSVGM; this is encoded by the exons ATGGCTCTGTGCGGGGGTGTCGGAGCCATGGATCTGCCCAGCGAGCTTATCGTCCACATATTCTCATTTTTGTCCGACCGAGACAAGCTGCGGGCCTCGGCCGTGTGTTCCCGGTGGAGGGAGTGTCTCTTCTACCCTGCACTGTGGACCGAGCTCAAGTTGCGGATTGGTGGTGGTAGCAACGGCGGCGGCTCCAGCTCCGAAGAGACCCCGAAGCTGGAGTTTCTCATGCGAAAATTCGGCTCCTTCGTGCGCGAGCTGCAACTGGAACTCGCCCCGGTTGAGGGCTCCCTCGGTCCCCTCAACAGCGGCCAGTCGTCCAACAGGATGGACCAGCCCGATAGCGACCCGCAGCTCTCCGAGCGATGGAGAGACGCCATGGCCACCTACCTGGACCAGGTGTTGTGCGTGTTCTCCAGCCTCCGTAACAACAG AAACCTGCGGAAGCTGAGTCTGTATGGAGACACCTGCGTTCTCCAGCAGGAGGGACTTTTGGACAGCTCTAACCTGCACCAGATTCACCAAGGggacaaaaaaatcaatga AATCCAGCAGTTGTTTATGGAGTTGCTGTCCAACGTCAGGCAGCTCAGATGGTTGTCCTGCAGCTTCATGCTGGGTCTGGTGACTCCCTCCTCCTTAGCCTGCCTCTCGAATCCTTCAGTGGAGACTCTTCAGCACCTCAGTTTACTGGACCACCAGCTGG GTCCCCTCATCTCCCCATTAGAGTTGGATCGTATATCTAATCTTCATTCTCTTGCTCTGGATTTCGCTGATCTGACGTCTGAGCTTTGCCGTCTGCTGGCCTCTCCTCGTCGCCCTCCCCTGCATcgcctctctctgctgctcaacGGCGCCGCCCTGGAATTCAAACCGCTGGAAGAGACCGCTACCGAGGACGATTGGAAAGCACTG ATCCGCGTGAGCGCCAACCTGCGGGTGTACATCATGGCCCTGGAAGTCGACAGCTCGGAGCTCCTCCGGATCCTGAAGCCCAGCCTCCCACTGGAGCGCCTCCACCTCGACAGTTACAGCACGCTGGTGACCGACGCCACGCTGGAGCTCATCTCTCGGCAGTACAACAAAACGCTAACTCACTTCCTGCTCCTGAGGGATGACCCCGACTTCCCCGACCTCAGCATCAATCGCAACGAGGACCCACTGGTCCTCCTGTCGTGGCGATGTACTCAGCTGGCTGTACTGGTGATACACG GTTACACCGTCTGGTCCCACAATTTGGTGGCCATCTCCCGCCTGCGTGGCTCCAGCCTGCGCGTCCTGACCGTCTCCGAGGAGAGCATCGACTTCGATCCGGACCAGTCGGTGTGCATGGAGGGCGACCCGGTCCACAACCTGGTCAAGGAGGTGTCCCTGGGCCTCGGCCGCGTCTGGCACCCGTGCCTGGACTCCAGCCTGGTTCTGTCTGAGCCCACCCAGCACTTCCACCGCGAGCTGCAGGCCTTCAGCGTCGGCATGTAG
- the LOC119227462 gene encoding F-box only protein 33 isoform X1 — translation MALCGGVGAMDLPSELIVHIFSFLSDRDKLRASAVCSRWRECLFYPALWTELKLRIGGGSNGGGSSSEETPKLEFLMRKFGSFVRELQLELAPVEGSLGPLNSGQSSNRMDQPDSDPQLSERWRDAMATYLDQVLCVFSSLRNNRNLRKLSLYGDTCVLQQEGLLDSSNLHQIHQGDKKINEIQQLFMELLSNVRQLRWLSCSFMLGLVTPSSLACLSNPSVETLQHLSLLDHQLGTCPLISPLELDRISNLHSLALDFADLTSELCRLLASPRRPPLHRLSLLLNGAALEFKPLEETATEDDWKALIRVSANLRVYIMALEVDSSELLRILKPSLPLERLHLDSYSTLVTDATLELISRQYNKTLTHFLLLRDDPDFPDLSINRNEDPLVLLSWRCTQLAVLVIHGYTVWSHNLVAISRLRGSSLRVLTVSEESIDFDPDQSVCMEGDPVHNLVKEVSLGLGRVWHPCLDSSLVLSEPTQHFHRELQAFSVGM, via the exons ATGGCTCTGTGCGGGGGTGTCGGAGCCATGGATCTGCCCAGCGAGCTTATCGTCCACATATTCTCATTTTTGTCCGACCGAGACAAGCTGCGGGCCTCGGCCGTGTGTTCCCGGTGGAGGGAGTGTCTCTTCTACCCTGCACTGTGGACCGAGCTCAAGTTGCGGATTGGTGGTGGTAGCAACGGCGGCGGCTCCAGCTCCGAAGAGACCCCGAAGCTGGAGTTTCTCATGCGAAAATTCGGCTCCTTCGTGCGCGAGCTGCAACTGGAACTCGCCCCGGTTGAGGGCTCCCTCGGTCCCCTCAACAGCGGCCAGTCGTCCAACAGGATGGACCAGCCCGATAGCGACCCGCAGCTCTCCGAGCGATGGAGAGACGCCATGGCCACCTACCTGGACCAGGTGTTGTGCGTGTTCTCCAGCCTCCGTAACAACAG AAACCTGCGGAAGCTGAGTCTGTATGGAGACACCTGCGTTCTCCAGCAGGAGGGACTTTTGGACAGCTCTAACCTGCACCAGATTCACCAAGGggacaaaaaaatcaatga AATCCAGCAGTTGTTTATGGAGTTGCTGTCCAACGTCAGGCAGCTCAGATGGTTGTCCTGCAGCTTCATGCTGGGTCTGGTGACTCCCTCCTCCTTAGCCTGCCTCTCGAATCCTTCAGTGGAGACTCTTCAGCACCTCAGTTTACTGGACCACCAGCTGGGTACGT GTCCCCTCATCTCCCCATTAGAGTTGGATCGTATATCTAATCTTCATTCTCTTGCTCTGGATTTCGCTGATCTGACGTCTGAGCTTTGCCGTCTGCTGGCCTCTCCTCGTCGCCCTCCCCTGCATcgcctctctctgctgctcaacGGCGCCGCCCTGGAATTCAAACCGCTGGAAGAGACCGCTACCGAGGACGATTGGAAAGCACTG ATCCGCGTGAGCGCCAACCTGCGGGTGTACATCATGGCCCTGGAAGTCGACAGCTCGGAGCTCCTCCGGATCCTGAAGCCCAGCCTCCCACTGGAGCGCCTCCACCTCGACAGTTACAGCACGCTGGTGACCGACGCCACGCTGGAGCTCATCTCTCGGCAGTACAACAAAACGCTAACTCACTTCCTGCTCCTGAGGGATGACCCCGACTTCCCCGACCTCAGCATCAATCGCAACGAGGACCCACTGGTCCTCCTGTCGTGGCGATGTACTCAGCTGGCTGTACTGGTGATACACG GTTACACCGTCTGGTCCCACAATTTGGTGGCCATCTCCCGCCTGCGTGGCTCCAGCCTGCGCGTCCTGACCGTCTCCGAGGAGAGCATCGACTTCGATCCGGACCAGTCGGTGTGCATGGAGGGCGACCCGGTCCACAACCTGGTCAAGGAGGTGTCCCTGGGCCTCGGCCGCGTCTGGCACCCGTGCCTGGACTCCAGCCTGGTTCTGTCTGAGCCCACCCAGCACTTCCACCGCGAGCTGCAGGCCTTCAGCGTCGGCATGTAG